The Megalops cyprinoides isolate fMegCyp1 chromosome 15, fMegCyp1.pri, whole genome shotgun sequence region AACTGTGCGTAAAATCCACTCTCCTTTGATGCTTAACGTCGGTATCAGTTTGAAGAGCGGTCACTTGAACATGGACACAACTCTGGACCCTGTGCTGTCTTTGACCACAACTATTTCAtttgatgaggatgatgagggGAACGAAACGACGATAAATGTTTTCGCACAGCCGGGCTGGCAAGTTGCGCTCTGGGCGATCGCGTACGCTCTGATTGTAATCGTGTCCGTTATTGGCAATGTCACTGTCATTTGGATCATTCTGGCGCACAAGAGAATGAGGACAGTCACCAACTATTTTATTGTGAGTCTTGCATTCTCGGACGCGTCGATGGCAGCTTTTAATACGGTGTTCAATTTCGTGTACGCCCTGCACAACGACTGGTACTTCGGATTAGGGTACTGCCGGTTTCAAAACTTCTTCCCCATCACGGCAATATTTGCCAGCATTTACTCCATGACGGCCATTGCTGTTGACAGGTGAgccacacaaaatatttcaaatctgTGTTAGTTCAAATATGCACGTTACAGAAAATGCGATGGCAATTGAAGCGCATCACggatagaaataaaaaaacactttgcgTAATCATCCCTCTGAAATAATTATTAGCCTGTAATGTATAAATTTAACTGTGTCTCGATTTCAAAATGAGAAGACTGCAAAAGCCACTAAATGCAAGCGATGGAGATACGACTAATGCATCACAGCCATTTAGAAGGAAcctcatttctgtttgtatgaaTAAAAAAGTGGTTTGACTACACTTTGGACGTGATTCAGGCAATAAACTAATGCAAAAGCGGAACTTTAGGCGTTACATACATAGATAATAAGAATTATTTTCTGTCCTAATCTGCAGcaacatttcctttttctgtttgacCCTTAGATCAGGTTACCCTTTTGACAATTATTAATGCATTTCCACGTCATTATTTATCacatcacaaaatgtattttattttatttttaaggatttccattatattttaattcatacatacacaataatTGTCACAGCTGTTGATCTATTAGTAGTTGTATGATaaacataacatacaaaaattatatatgaaaaataatgatgatggaGAGGCAACCTCGCGCAAAAGCACTGTAATATCAATATTTACTTTATCAAGTTAAAAGGGTAACTTAAAACAGCCTGACGTCATACAGATTCAAACCTATCAAACACTGCCCTCTACCGGCTAATAGAGTTTATTGCAAAACCATTACTGCAAATGTGAGCGTTCATGGCTTAAAAAATTTACCACGTAAGGAAAGCGAGGCTGTAAAGGCAGAGAAGCATAATACACTTCAAGTACTTACACATcatctgtgtggttgtgtggttatttagaaaaaaaaatgccgaAAAGCAAATTTAGGAGAGCAAAATGTTTACATCATACAGGATTTAATGAACAACTAAATAGCTTATCCTATAGATAGCGGTGTGAATGTAGTATTCGTAATAATGAATATTATAAATAACTATTGataagaattttaaaatgttgtttaatgGCAACTGGTACGCGCTGAGAATGGCCAAATGTGTTGTTCTTACCCTGACAATGCCTTCCTTACTGTCTTAATTAGTGGATGTGGAGAGCAACAGGTTTGCAGGAACAAAATGGTCTCTGATCTTTCTGGATTTAGCAGTACCCATTATCAGTGTTGCTTATCACAATTTATGTGCCACTGCGGCCGAAAGCTTATGCCCTCGAGTTCCCACAGAGCACGCAGACATCTTACATCATACAGAACCAAAGCTGCTATTAAGACTGGATGGTCTGGTCAGAAAACCTTGGTGTCAGTgatgtgcagatttttttctcacaagTGTTGGTTGTGAAAGATATCACTGCCATGTCAATTAAGCATTTCACACTTAGCTAAGAATCCCTCCCCATCATTTTCTCTGAAGTATATGACTGGCATTGCGACACTTGTAGCCTCTGCAGGAATGGACTAGGGATTATAAAACGTACTAAATGGATTTTGTCTTCTTAATCCAGTTTTGAAGATTGAAATTGTGTCTGATTCTTGAAAATGTgtggaaggttttttttgtttatagaGGGATCCTGTTCGaacaggcagttttttttctattcttgGAACAACCAATAAATATAGGAATATAGACACAACAGAGGAATATAGTGGTCACAGTGTATGTTTATTTCTGCAGTGTATTTAATTCTTGCAACAACCACAAGGCAGTTCCAGTCTACGCACAGCAGAGCCTAGGGATGTAAGTGAAGGagtatgtgggggggggggggggggggggggaattgtGTTTACTCGAACTGATCATAATTTGGACCCTTCCACCGCATTTGCGGTGTGTTCTAATCCCTGCAGATACATGGCCATCATTCACCCCCTGAAGCCCCGGCTCTCCGCCACCACAACAAAGGTGGTGATCGCGCTCATCTGGGCTGTGGCCTTCTCCCTGGCCTTCCCCCAGTGCTTCTACTCCCAGACCAAGTTCTTCTCCCCCCGAACCGTGTGCCTGGTCGACTGGCCTGGTGACTATGGAGGAAAACACCAGCTCACGTGAGCCCCCCGCTTAAttccatcccccctccccccccaaaagcaAGGCCTGGCGGTGTTTATAATACATGCGCTTGAAGTGTTTATAATACACGCAATTATCGAAGATGAACTGCAAGACAGCTACTCTTCTGTCTTTTGTGTCTCAAAGCTATTGGTAATGTGCAGTGTTCTGCAGCGTGGGCAGTATTTCAAGAGTGAGTACTGTGGTGCTTGATCATTTTTGCTTgttgttctgatttttaataACGTGGAGTCAGTTGCAGTACATTACCCAAGATAATGTCCTTCTGCAAGGATAAGAGTTAGAGCCTCTTGGTTATTAAATCtaatgatttaacattaaagCCTAGACCTTGCTCGTCCTCATATTTTACAAACAACagtataaatattattaatgatCATTATAGTTTTGTTCACAAAGAAaattataattgtatttttctgtttttatccaacaaaatatgataaataacAGACATCATAAATACCACCTAAGCCCTATCATGTGAAACTTTTCCATCCAAGGTACCAGATTGCCGTGATCATACTGATCTActtgctccccctgctggtgatgCTGGTGACCTACAGCCTGGTGGGGCTGACGCTGTGGGGCAGCGCAATCCCTGGAGAGGCCTCAGAACACTATCAGAACCAGATACAGGCAAAACGCAAGGTCAGTCTGTGGTGGAATCCACTGGGAATTTTGAACAATTCTACCTCTGCCTCTGGTCAGTCACGGAGAGGTTCTGGGCGTCTGGGTACAGTTACTGCATTGGTTGCCGTGTTAGATGGGTTTTCCTTAATGATTACACATGAAATTGCTACCTGAAGCTTTAGAGTTTAGGTTCTCAGATTTTTTATCACGGGAACAGAAATACGCTGGGATCAAACAAAATTTCTCTGATTGGCACCATTCCTGTTAAATTTAACCTAATGTTAAaagttatatattttaaagtgtttatGTCTCATACAAAAGTAACTCTCTCAACAACTCCATTACTGGGCCGGCAAATCTGTGGATGTTAATCTCTGTGGGATGATTAAtacaatttttgtttcattggaATGCAAAGTGGATAAACAAGTTCTGTTCTAATACTGCATATTCAAAGCAAAGTGGTAAAGAATATACATTGCCACGCTGGGTTTAAACAAAGTATTGTTgcaaaatgtgcattaaatCCTTAGCATATtgatatatatacaaatacaacaaGTTAGTCCTATATTTTCTAAAGCAAACAGCAGCTATTAAAGCCTGCTGGTTTGTTATTCAAGAACACGGAATGCAGGGAGACTATAATTACattagcgttttttttttctgccatctAGTGTCTTTAGGTTATTATCACCCTTTACTCCCAGGAGTGACACAAGTCTCACCAATTAAACATGCAACTTAATTTAGGCACAAACAACACCTCGAAACAGAATGGAATTTtagatttgtttaaaaaaaaatacctgtaaTTTGACTTGAGATACAACCCAACCCAGCATTTCTTGTGCTGTGACGCAGAAGGGGGCAAACATGAATCagaatgcctttttttaaaaaacctacCGCTGAGGCTGTAGGTGTTCTAGCAGTCATAGGTAACCAGCAAGGCTTTTatgaaaaggctttttttcttgGCTGACAGGCATTACCTAGAGGGCTCTGTGGAAAAGTGACAGATTCTTATAAAATGCTCTAACCTTGTATTGTGTCACGCTCCAGGTGGTGAAGATGATGATTGTAGTGGTGCTGACCTTCGCCTTCTGTTGGCTGCCTTTCCATATCTACTTTCTCCTGGGAAGCTTCAACAGGGACATCTACAAGCAGAAGTACATCCAGCAGGTGTACCTGGCCATCTTCTGGCTGGCCATGAGCTCCACCATGTACAACCCCATCATCTACTGCTGTCTGAACCACAGGTACAGGGAGAGCCAACACTCCAAGATTCAACACATTAGGCAGTGTAGTCCATTCATGAAGAGTTAGAGAGTTAGAGAGGTAGATACAAAGTATTATCTGAATGTTTGGCAATACTGACAAACTGCTGTATGAGTAGGTCACCAAAAGTATATGCAGCGattacacacaaaacatatgAGGAAATACGAGTGGACAAAAATCCAAAGCcccaaagctgttttttgtaAGGAAACCATACACGAAAGCAATATCCTAAGTAGTCTGAAGAGAATACTTTATTCTTAGGATTTTTCCTCATGCACACTAATTAGATCAAAACCAAAACCCACGGGAACAGTTCCAAAAATATATCAGGTGATTTTGGTTGTGCTCCAGACATCACATGATTGAGATTAAGCACTGCCATGAAGGATCAGCATACCTGTGCTTCTCCACGAGCCCACTTCCTGAAGTAAAAACTCAGGTTGGGCAGGTGCACATCCCTACTGTGATGTAATTCACTGCAATGTTGTAGCGTGCGTGATCATTTTGCTGCAATGTCCTAAACACAGTCATGGCAGTGGCCTTCACCAATCAAAGCATGTTAAAGCCACGGAAGCGGCCAATCCCTAAGCCCGGTCTGACCGCGTTTGTTCCTCCCAGATTCCGGTCAGGATTTCGCAGTGCGTTCCGCTGGTGTCCGTTTATCCAGATATCCGAGGAGGACAACATGGAGCTGCAGCACACCAGGACCTTCCGAATGACGCGCAGCTATCGCACCGAGACCACCACCGTGGTCCACCGGAACTCCGCCGACCAGGAGGAAACCATTACCAAGCTGATAAAAGCCTGAACGGACAGTGAAAGCAGCTGAGGAAACTCCGGGAGAGggggtggcagcgtagcatagtggtaaggagcaggactcgtaaagGTTGACGGTTCGATGGCGGTTCGGTGCTGCTGTATGCTTGGCCAAGGTgcataacccagaattgtctcagtaaatatccagctgtataaatgggtaacatgtaaaaaaaaaaaactgtaatctatgtaagtaGCTTgggataagagcgtccgctaaatgccaacaatttaatgtaacgtaatgaatATGACTCCTCAGAGTCACGCGCAGTCACTGTATATACCTCACCATATACCTCAAAGAGGAATGTTAGacagctggagaaggaggtgcAGCAGGAAAACTTCCAGGGCATAAACACTAAGCCTTAGTTGTCAGTGTTGTTTCATCACAGTGATAGTTTGTCTTGTTTCCATGTAAAAATCTAtgtaaaaaacaggaaagtggGCCATATGTTGTATAGTATAATGACAATAGTAACAACAAGAATTTAAGGGTAAAGGTGAATCCAGCTGTAAATATATGCTTATGATGTCAAGTGTGCATATATATTCTATACAGGATTGGTCTTAGTGTGCACATATACTCTctacacatttgtttttgagtttttggGTCCTGATCTTGTTCTATAGTTACTGTATTCTACTATTGACATTTTCATGGGTAcagttatatttaaaaatgtttctgaaccATGTGACAGCTGGCAAATATTTAAGATGGCAAATATGTGGCAAGTTGACATATTGCGTTGTGTATTGGCAAATCAAAACAgagattaatattaatatatgtctagattaaagaaatgtttgctGTGAAGAGTGAAGTCTGTTAAGTGGTGTCAATGTTGAATGTAGTGGGATAAATTGACCGAATGCAAGAATACAGTACACATTTCCCATCTGCTGTAACAGACTGACAgaaactcacactcacaccagcATGCCTTTAATTTATGAATAGTACCACTCACCTTAGAGGGACTTGATCTTAAGCCCTTATCCTCAAGTAGGTCAAAGAGTAAAAGAATGAATAGGATTTGTAACCATGAACACATCATGTCAATAGAGTgattgtaa contains the following coding sequences:
- the tacr2 gene encoding substance-K receptor, which codes for MDTTLDPVLSLTTTISFDEDDEGNETTINVFAQPGWQVALWAIAYALIVIVSVIGNVTVIWIILAHKRMRTVTNYFIVSLAFSDASMAAFNTVFNFVYALHNDWYFGLGYCRFQNFFPITAIFASIYSMTAIAVDRYMAIIHPLKPRLSATTTKVVIALIWAVAFSLAFPQCFYSQTKFFSPRTVCLVDWPGDYGGKHQLTYQIAVIILIYLLPLLVMLVTYSLVGLTLWGSAIPGEASEHYQNQIQAKRKVVKMMIVVVLTFAFCWLPFHIYFLLGSFNRDIYKQKYIQQVYLAIFWLAMSSTMYNPIIYCCLNHRFRSGFRSAFRWCPFIQISEEDNMELQHTRTFRMTRSYRTETTTVVHRNSADQEETITKLIKA